gtgtataatacttgaatgtttgaggaattttaattatgagatttttgttgtttgaatttggcgccctgcaatttcactggctgttggcgaggtgggacgctcacGTCCCGAATGATCCCAGAGAGGTTTAAGGCACAATTTTGCCTCAATGTCCAGGAAAGAGTTCTGCTTTATGCAACGTTTCTTATCGATTAAAAAAATCATGTGTGAACGGTGATATTTTAGGTAATCAACCTTTCAGAATAAACTTAATTGTCACTGTTTTCACCTTGTTATAACAGTATATTTAGTGGATAGAAAATGGAAATCTTTCGACATCTCACCTCTTGACTGTACAGTGCATACAGTAActacaaataatacatttacattggtTTGGAGAGCAATAGTGGTTAATCCACCTTCAATataatcatttttattttttatttttttatttcacctttatttaaccaggtaggcaagttgagaacaagttctcatttacaattgcgacccggccaagataaaggaaagcagttcgacacatacaacaacacagagttacacatggagtaaaacaaatatacagtcaataatacagtagaaaaataagtctatatacaatgtgaacaaattaggtgagataagggaggtaaaggcaaaagtggcaaagtaaataaaatatagcaagtaaaacactggaatggtagatttgtagtggaagaaaatgcaaagtagaaatagaaataatggggtgcaaaggagcaaaataaataaatcaataaagtagaggaagaggtagttctttgggctaaattatagatgggctatgtacaggtgcagtgatctgtgagctgctctgacagctggtgcttaaagctagtgagggagataagtgtttccagtttcagatatttttgtagttcgttccagtcattggccagagagaactggaaggaaagacggccaaaggaggaattggctttgggggtgaccagagagatatacctgctggagcacgtgctacaggtgggtgctgctatggtgaccagtgagcggagataaggggggactttacctagcagggtcttgtagatgacctggagccagtgggtttggcgacgagtatgaagcgagggtcagccaacgagagcgtacaggtcgcagtggtgggtagtatatggggctttggtgacaaaacggatggcactgtgatagactgcatccagtttattgagtagggtattggaggctattttgtaaatgacatcgatgGGAGAGTGGAGATCCAATGGAGAGGTATCGTTTACCCCCTTGACAGCCCCATTGAGTCTGTTTTCGGGATAGAGCTTGGGGCGGGGGCAGTGGGGGTAAATATGGGCGTCCCTTCTGATAGGCCACACCCACAGGAAGTGTCACTAAATTACGTTGTCGAACAGATGCGTGGACTGCATGATGTAATCATCCTGGACGGGAGGCAGGAAGGGACAAAAAGCACAACGGGTAAGAAGCAGCTGGAGAGAAGGTTTCATTCATTTTCATTTCCATGTATCTCTTTCCTCCTAGAAACCCTGTTGTATAAGAACCCAAAGTGAACCGGAGGGCCTTGTTGTGGTCACAATTGTAGTGAGGTgcatactggcggcagagaagtcaggcgcaggagagcgaaaactgatttacaacggtgtcgtttaatatccataaaccaccgtcaacagaacaatacaataaatgggtcaaacaaaacccggtaaatACCAGCATACCGTTGCATaagcactacaagaaacaattacggacaaggacatggacatgggggggaacagagggttaaatacacaacatgtaattgatggaattggaacaaGGTGTGatagaagacaagacaaaaccaatgaaaaatgaaatgtagatcagcgatggctagaaggtcggtgacttcgACTGCCGAcgaccgaacaaggagagggaccaacttcggcggaagtcgtgacaacaatAAAACCCTTTGCTCTGACGTCCCTGTGGTCCTTCACACATTCCTGAGTCAGTACCTAGTGATTAGTAGAGGTCATCCAGACCGTTTTTTTCATGTGCTAACAGCCAGATGGATCTCGTCTGAGCGGTTAGCTGACAATGCCGAGACCCGCTACGTACTTAATGCTGAGTGGTTTTGGTTCTGTCCACTATAGTGCTGTCTGGTCAGAACATGGTGTTGAGGCCCGTCACTCTACTCTTGatggtcaccaccaccacatacatgCAGACTCAGCTGTTACCATTTGAAGATGTTTTATATTATTGTGTGGTTATATTCTCTGGTCTCACACTTCAGTAAGGAACTGCATGTCAAAAGTCTGTCAGCAACACATACACTTCTTCTCAAGACTGACAATGCCGTGCACTAACTAAAGGTGAGGGTAGGCGGTGTCCTGCAGCGCATCCAAGTACCCTGATTGGTTGGATGAACAGCGGTGCAAAGAGTAATTGACAGGgctgcaggccaatcaagttgagagggcatgcaaacacacacagtcattccatgctcatagggctctggtcaaagatagtgcactataaagggattagggtgtcatttgggacaaggtCAGTGTTACAGAATGACAGTGGCATTTTGTATTGCTACAAACATCAGTGTTTGTGTggttttaaaaaatatacatCCCAATTCCCCATGGTAGTGATTGGGGACGTtgtcctgtgtagggtgctgtcttttggatgggatgttaaacggctgtcctaaagatcccatggcaattattgtaagagtaggggtgttaaccctggtgtccactGCTAAAATTCACAATCTGGCCCTcatgccacctaatcatccccagatttgaattggctcattcatccctcttttaaatattccccaggttgttgctgtaaaagagaatgtgttctcaggcaacttacctggtaaaataaggcttagatatataaaaataaaaatatatatagaccTTTGACCTTGTCCATGTAGAACTGAGAGGGGCAAggcaacacattctaagatatgaTAAACATTCTAAATtgtaggctatagtaaacacattctaaaatattataaacattccaaatagtaggctatagtaaacacattctaagatattacaaaaattccaaatagtaggctatagtaaacacattctaagatattataaacattccaaatagtaggctatagtcaacacattctaagatattataaacattctaaatagtaggctatagtcaacacattctaagatattataaacattccatatagtaggctatagtaaacacattctaagatataatAAACATTCCatatagtaggctatagtaaacacattctaagatattataaacattctaaatagtaggctatagtaaacacattctaagatattataaacattccatatagtagactatagtaaacacattctaagatattataaacattccatatagtaggctatagtaaacacattctaagatattataaacattctaaatagtaggctatagtaaacacattctaagatattataaacattccatatagtaggctatagtaaacacattctaagatattataaacattccaaatagcAGGCTATAGTCAACACTATTCTGACATGTTGTTCTGGTAGTCATGCATGTTAATGACATAAAGAGGAAGGAAAGGACAGTTCTGCATCAGCTACTTGTGTTCTGACTACTATAAATATGTATcaaccacagaacacacactTACTAGCAGTTCCCACTCACTACCAGTCAGTTGACTCACTGTACGAGACCTCTCCCCTTCAGTCTGTAAGTACTCTTGATATCTTGAAATATAGTTTTTGTTTTTAGCCACAAGTCATGTACTCAAGGGTCTCAGActtggagtgctgatctaggatcaggtcctcctggtCCATATAAATATGATCTAAATGGGAAACTAATCCTagatcctactctgagacactttgtgaatacagACACTATCATATAATGATGATATAAAAGGTAAGTGTGACTTTCTGTTTATCCTCACAGCTTGGGAATAGAAGCTATCATTCAAGCTGGtggtaactgccttgctcaaattTGCAGATTTTTTCAGCTTGCCAggttggggatttgaaccagtaaTGTTTCAGCTCCTGGCACAACGTTCTTacccactatgctacctgccgatACCGCTGACACACTCCATATTACCAAACTATTATGATGATGTTATTTACACACCATCCACTCAAGGCTGTGATGATGATGTGTTGTtatactgcatcccaaatgacaccatattccctatagtgtgcactacttttgactagagcccaacCTGCTGCCCCTGATGGTTTGTATGTAGTTATTCACCAGCTATAGAgtgagttgttgtttatgtttctgAGACTGCAGGGTGGGAGATGCAACAATGGCCTTGAGAACACAAGGAAGTGTGTTGGTGGTCTTTCTCTGGCCTGTAGCAGGTATGGTCTCATTCTTATCTTTTAGTTGCTCTGTTTATCAATCTACAGACATTTATAAAAGGTTAAGAATCATAATGTTATTCTGGTGTGTTCTGTTTGGAGTCTCCACTTCACTTAAATAGTTATCTTTCACACCTCACTGAGTGATGCTTATCTGTGGTTTCCATTCACACTCAGCAACTACAGGAACAAAGTGTGGTCAAACCCTACCTTCAGTGTGAGCCAACAGACCTTGTCTTCATTCTGAtaccattgtgttgtgtgactgtGTTTCAGTGGTACTGGGGCAGAATGGCTGGAGTGTGACCTACACCACTCAGAGTATCTGTACCTTGGAGGGGTCAACAGTGGAGCTGACCTGCTCTTACACATATCCCAGTAGTTATACAGTCACAACAACCTTCTGGTTCACTAAAATGGAGACTGGTGTAGAACCTGAAGATATAGGTCAGGACCCAGAGAATGCAGGTCGTCTGGAGTATCATGGGGATAAGAAGAATGGTCAcaccctgagaatcacagacctgagagagagtgaCTCAGCTACGTACAAGTTCAGATTTATAACAGATCAGACTGGAGGGAGATATTATGgcgatcctggagtcactctgtctgcaacaggtacagtaacattctatatactgctaGTCTGTTCAATTAATATCTACTGTCCATTTAGGTCAAGAAATTGGATTTGTATATATGAAACAGATTTAAGAATTAAATGTGTTTGAGAATGTCTTGCAtcatgtgtcgtgtctttggctatgccggattaattgatatgacatgctattctataaaatcctttctctgtaattaatattacctgattaagctaatcatgtaaatgtaattaactagaaagtcggggcaccacggaagaacgtttatagagccgttatcttccgaataaactcttaaaatacttagtaatattttacatcgatagccgtcatcttaatcatcttattttcagtctcataatgaaagttgtaaattcttggttagcttcacgaaccctggctaacaagttgaatcagcaatacaaaattgggtttaattatttatttactaaatacctaaactaatcacacagaattacatatacacagaatacaaatgatgtcatacagaaaacgtccctggtggacggagccgacgtTTGTTACACAAAGGAAGGGGTTGGCttaaatgaaagagcgggaagacttaggaacaaagcaacagcagctatgctatcgtaaatacattatcttatgcattctaaattaccgcccatttggaaaaggaaaatgcaataaatatttactctgagctgcgcttcggtagattggtcgtagatgctggccgggttggccaacagatcttcctgtcctcggaagaatgtcaatggtggtaaagtggatacgtggtggtatcttcgtctgtttgttagactggatccgtcgtccgtcctttcctagcccacgtctacagcggccgctgctaactcaacggctaggaagtatcacttctgtagtgaataagctcaaagttcataccattcgccaccaaagctcatgccgaggttggcttagttctgtacttgacatgtgtgtccttataACATAGAGGCTGTAGACCTCACGTAGTGGAACCCTGGttacattgtgtcattgtcttatatagtggcgaggggaggagggtgtgtttcatcgtttataacccctttctcttcacaggggcgggccattgattaagcagggcactttcttatgaaaacccaattctctcatttggaagctaaaattaaatgtaatctcctaacaaacaatttcaatatcaaacatttcaattgcttaacaattccatgtgactctgataactagagggtgtatactttcccaggtacagtttatgtcgtcctgtcatcagtcataatgtctcagatggcaaccgaactgacatccatactcattaagttccaaagcatatttccaactggatttattaccaaaatatgatTCCTTTCCCCCATTTGTTTGacgttcccagactctctatatttaacaaagctattcaacagtccttcagtagagtcagaaagagaggggaagggagaaaggtatttatgggggggtcataaaacttacccacaggccaacgtcatgacacatgtGACTAAACTATAGAACAGGTGATTCAGGGTTTTAATGTGTTTATCTACTCCAGCTCTGCAGGTGAAGGTGACTCCAACACGGTCGGCAACGTCGAAGACACTGAcctgtagcaccacctgtactctgactggtaaccccacctacatctggtacaagaatGGACAGTCTCTTTATTGGCCCACTTCCCAACAATACACTGTCCGGACTTCTGAAACAGAGAGTTACTCCTGTGCTGTTAAAGGCCATGAGGATCTCCACTCTCCGGCAGTGTGTGAGTGTTTATTTAATTAATCATTGAAAATACtgtttaacctgtgtgtgtgttggtttgactATGAGAACTTTTAGTATTTCTAGAAAGAACTGAGAATATAATCCAGTTGACCTCTTGTTATGTCACTGTGTTTCAGGTGTTCAGGGTCAGAGCTGCAACAGAGTGACTTACACCAAGAGGATAATCTGTGTcttgaaggggtcaacagtggaCATATCCTGTACTTATGTTGGTTATTATTCCACCAAATCATCATTCTGGTTTAGAAGTGATAAGTCGACCCCTGAGGACCTACCCAGAGACCCAGGGTATGCAGGTCGTGTGAAGTACACTGACAAAGAGACATGGAGAAATGAAGGTCCCTCCATCCTGAGAATCACAGATCTGATAGAGGAGGACTCAGCTGAGTATCGCTTCACTTTTAAAACAAAAAACTTTGAATGGGGTCATAGTTTCCCAGGAacaactctgtctgtcacaggtaataCTGCAGTTTTTGATACAACTGTATATCATATTGAATTACAGGAGAAAATAAATGAACCATCCTGTTAACACAGAGGTGTATGTGGTTTTATACAtattgtttcaggtctgcaggtgaaggtgactcctgctgcagagggacagaagacactgacctgtaccaccacctgtactctgactgacaaccccacctacatctggtacaagaacggGCAACGTCTAGATGAGCCCACTTCCCAACAATACTCTAGTAATATGCTGGTGGTCTGGGATTCTTCTGTGAACATTTACTCCTGTGCTGTTGAAGGTCATGAGGGTCTCCACTCTCCTGTAGTTTGTGAGTATGAATGAAACTAGTATTCTACTTAGGAAGTATCAATCATTTAAAGTCAATGAGAAGGGTAATACTTCAATATTCATCATTACATAGAAATTACAGACAATGTCATAGATGTATGTACTCTGACTGTCACAGGTAACACTGCACAGCACATTATACAGTTTTGAAGAGTCATGAAATGAATCATTCGTTCTAAACGATATTCTCTGTTTTTACTCCCCTTTAATTCAGGTTTTCAGGTAAAGGTGACTCCTCAACAGTATTCAAAGTATAAGACACTGACCTGTAGCACCACCTGTGTTCTGACTGGtaaccccacctacatctggtacaagaacggaCAGATAGTAACTGACAACACTTCCCCCTATTCAGTCTACCCTAATGCTGTAGACAGCTACTCCTGTGCTGTAAAAGGCCAAGAGTATCtccactctcctgcagtgtgtgagtgtttATTTAATTAATCATTGAAAATACtgtttaacctgtgtgtgtgtttgtttcactaTGAGAATTTCTAGTATTTCTAGATAGAACTGAGAATACAATCTAGTTGTCCTCTTGTTATGTCACTGTGTTTCAGGTGTTCAGGGTCAGAGCTGCAACAGAGTGACTTACACCAAAAGGAGAATCTGTGTcttgaaggggtcaacagtggaCATATCCTGTACTTATGTTGGTTATTCCACCACATCATCATTCTGGTTTAGAAGTGATAAGTCGACCCTTGAAGACCTAACCACAGACCCAGGGTATACAGGTCGTGTGAAGTACACTGACAAAAAGACATTGAGAAATGAAGGTCCCTTCACCCTGAGAATCTCAGATCTGAGAGAGGAGGACTCAGCTGAGTATCGCTTCACTTTTAAAACATACTACTTTGAATGGGGTCATAGTTTCCCAGGAacaactctgtctgtcacaggtaataCTACACTGTATGATACAACTGTAAATCATATTGAATTACAGGAGAAAATAAATGAACCATCCTGTTAACACAGAGGTGTATGTGGTTTTATACAtattgtttcaggtctgcaggtgaaggtgactcctgctgcagagggacagaagacactgacctgtagcaccacctgtactctgactgacaaccccacctacatctggtacaagaatGGACAGAATGTACAAGATAACTCCTCCCCCATGTACTCCATCAGCAGTGAGGATGCAGACAGTTACTACTGTGCTGTAAAAGGCCACAATGGTCTcagctctcctgcagtgtgtgagtaCAGTGCAATAATACAGTATTCTACTCAGCAAGTATCatgcattcaggcaaaagagaaaggtcttactttatcaatcattacagaacaaaaatatatatttttactattgTTAATATGAATTTGATAAAATGTTTGGTCTTTTACATCAGATAAACCAAAGACCacagtgtcagtcagtccctctggtgaaatagtggagggcagttcagtgactctgacctgcagcagtgatgccaacccacctgtGCAGAGTTACACCTGGTGGTACAAGAAGAATGGAGGTGACTATCAGAGTATGACAGGACCACAGCATGTCTTCAATCAAATCCAGTCATCTGACAGTGGAGAGTACTACTGTGAGGCCCAGAATGAGATGGGGACAGACAGGTCTAGCACCATAAACATGGATGTGAAATGTGAGtgaagtacagctcagtgtttgaaTGATAAGGTTGCAAAACAATTGTAATTAAATGCATTAGTCCTAAAGCATAACATCTccaaatttgtatttattaacgTTTTGTGTAAGTTAGAGTTTTAGATAGTTCTCTGATATTAACAGATCATTTATTTTGACATGACATATAATTTGTAAATATACTACTGTCGTAAATATACTACTGTCCTACCCCTCTGACAAATGCTCCTTTACCAGATGACCCAAAGAGCACCTCAGTGTCAGTAAGTACCTCTGGTGAAATAGTGGAGGGCAGttcagtgactctgacctgcagcagtgatgccaacccacctgtGGATAAATACACCTGGTACAAGAAGAATGGAGCTTCACTGACAGGATCTGAAAAGACATACAATTTCACAACCATCAGctctgaggacagaggagaataCTACTGTGGGGCTGAGAATAAATATGGACATCTCAACTCTTCTTCTGTGTCTGTGGACGTTCAGTGTTAGTACACCTAACCATCTTTTGATCAGAGGATCACATTTAAATTCATATTTCAATAACAAGTAAAACACTATTTAAAACACTGTTGTAACATATTGTTCACCAGATGGCCCAAAGAAcacctcagtgtcagtcagtccctctggtgaaatagtggagggcagttcagtgactctgacctgcagcagtgatgccaacccacctgtggacaaatacacctggtacTTTCAAAATAAGACTTTTCAAAATGGATTTGGACAGATGTACAACATAAGTAAGTTCAAGTCTAAGGACAATGGACATTACCACTGTGAGGCCTGGAATGGAAGAGGATCTATGAACTCTACAGCTCTGATGATCAGTTTACCAGGTGAACCTTCATCTTCAATACTTCAATACAAAATTACATTTAAATCTGATATTAATAATTCTACTTTGGCTTATCATACTTTGTTTTAGAATTATATATACTTTGAGATTAGATCAGTTAACAAATATTGTACTATTGTACTCATATCAtccatattttattatagggaaacaGACCTCAGTTATGAATGCAGCTGTAGGAATCATAGTGGTTGTTCTGGttctcatcctctgtctctctggactCATGTG
This window of the Salmo salar unplaced genomic scaffold, Ssal_v3.1, whole genome shotgun sequence genome carries:
- the LOC106591342 gene encoding titin isoform X3 encodes the protein MALRTQGSVLVVFLWPVAVVLGQNGWSVTYTTQSICTLEGSTVELTCSYTYPSSYTVTTTFWFTKMETGVEPEDIGQDPENAGRLEYHGDKKNGHTLRITDLRESDSATYKFRFITDQTGGRYYGDPGVTLSATALQVKVTPTRSATSKTLTCSTTCTLTGNPTYIWYKNGQSLYWPTSQQYTVRTSETESYSCAVKGHEDLHSPAVCVQGQSCNRVTYTKRIICVLKGSTVDISCTYVGYYSTKSSFWFRSDKSTPEDLPRDPGYAGRVKYTDKETWRNEGPSILRITDLIEEDSAEYRFTFKTKNFEWGHSFPGTTLSVTGLQVKVTPAAEGQKTLTCTTTCTLTDNPTYIWYKNGQRLDEPTSQQYSSNMLVVWDSSVNIYSCAVEGHEGLHSPVVCFQVKVTPQQYSKYKTLTCSTTCVLTGNPTYIWYKNGQIVTDNTSPYSVYPNAVDSYSCAVKGQEYLHSPAVCVQGQSCNRVTYTKRRICVLKGSTVDISCTYVGYSTTSSFWFRSDKSTLEDLTTDPGYTGRVKYTDKKTLRNEGPFTLRISDLREEDSAEYRFTFKTYYFEWGHSFPGTTLSVTGLQVKVTPAAEGQKTLTCSTTCTLTDNPTYIWYKNGQNVQDNSSPMYSISSEDADSYYCAVKGHNGLSSPAVYKPKTTVSVSPSGEIVEGSSVTLTCSSDANPPVDKYTWYKKNGASLTGSEKTYNFTTISSEDRGEYYCGAENKYGHLNSSSVSVDVQYGPKNTSVSVSPSGEIVEGSSVTLTCSSDANPPVDKYTWYFQNKTFQNGFGQMYNISKFKSKDNGHYHCEAWNGRGSMNSTALMISLPGKQTSVMNAAVGIIVVVLVLILCLSGLMWFRKKSSKSISETRDTSENVQGDSSPVYDNISGMAMAPTATQTAATVVQDDVHYASVHFSRFKIQEVPLYSTVQLHQPQKQDEDVQYDAVKFNCPSYANRPTAAQTADEDSYVLYSTVNKPRTKKT
- the LOC106591342 gene encoding B-cell receptor CD22 isoform X4, translated to MALRTQGSVLVVFLWPVAVVLGQNGWSVTYTTQSICTLEGSTVELTCSYTYPSSYTVTTTFWFTKMETGVEPEDIGQDPENAGRLEYHGDKKNGHTLRITDLRESDSATYKFRFITDQTGGRYYGDPGVTLSATALQVKVTPTRSATSKTLTCSTTCTLTGNPTYIWYKNGQSLYWPTSQQYTVRTSETESYSCAVKGHEDLHSPAVCVQGQSCNRVTYTKRIICVLKGSTVDISCTYVGYYSTKSSFWFRSDKSTPEDLPRDPGYAGRVKYTDKETWRNEGPSILRITDLIEEDSAEYRFTFKTKNFEWGHSFPGTTLSVTGLQVKVTPAAEGQKTLTCTTTCTLTDNPTYIWYKNGQRLDEPTSQQYSSNMLVVWDSSVNIYSCAVEGHEGLHSPVVCFQVKVTPQQYSKYKTLTCSTTCVLTGNPTYIWYKNGQIVTDNTSPYSVYPNAVDSYSCAVKGQEYLHSPAVYKPKTTVSVSPSGEIVEGSSVTLTCSSDANPPVQSYTWWYKKNGGDYQSMTGPQHVFNQIQSSDSGEYYCEAQNEMGTDRSSTINMDVKYDPKSTSVSVSTSGEIVEGSSVTLTCSSDANPPVDKYTWYKKNGASLTGSEKTYNFTTISSEDRGEYYCGAENKYGHLNSSSVSVDVQYGPKNTSVSVSPSGEIVEGSSVTLTCSSDANPPVDKYTWYFQNKTFQNGFGQMYNISKFKSKDNGHYHCEAWNGRGSMNSTALMISLPGKQTSVMNAAVGIIVVVLVLILCLSGLMWFRKKSSKSISETRDTSENVQGDSSPVYDNISGMAMAPTATQTAATVVQDDVHYASVHFSRFKIQEVPLYSTVQLHQPQKQDEDVQYDAVKFNCPSYANRPTAAQTADEDSYVLYSTVNKPRTKKT
- the LOC106591342 gene encoding B-cell receptor CD22 isoform X5, with amino-acid sequence MALRTQGSVLVVFLWPVAVVLGQNGWSVTYTTQSICTLEGSTVELTCSYTYPSSYTVTTTFWFTKMETGVEPEDIGQDPENAGRLEYHGDKKNGHTLRITDLRESDSATYKFRFITDQTGGRYYGDPGVTLSATALQVKVTPTRSATSKTLTCSTTCTLTGNPTYIWYKNGQSLYWPTSQQYTVRTSETESYSCAVKGHEDLHSPAVCVQGQSCNRVTYTKRIICVLKGSTVDISCTYVGYYSTKSSFWFRSDKSTPEDLPRDPGYAGRVKYTDKETWRNEGPSILRITDLIEEDSAEYRFTFKTKNFEWGHSFPGTTLSVTGLQVKVTPAAEGQKTLTCSTTCTLTDNPTYIWYKNGQNVQDNSSPMYSISSEDADSYYCAVKGHNGLSSPAVYKPKTTVSVSPSGEIVEGSSVTLTCSSDANPPVQSYTWWYKKNGGDYQSMTGPQHVFNQIQSSDSGEYYCEAQNEMGTDRSSTINMDVKYDPKSTSVSVSTSGEIVEGSSVTLTCSSDANPPVDKYTWYKKNGASLTGSEKTYNFTTISSEDRGEYYCGAENKYGHLNSSSVSVDVQYGPKNTSVSVSPSGEIVEGSSVTLTCSSDANPPVDKYTWYFQNKTFQNGFGQMYNISKFKSKDNGHYHCEAWNGRGSMNSTALMISLPGKQTSVMNAAVGIIVVVLVLILCLSGLMWFRKKSSKSISETRDTSENVQGDSSPVYDNISGMAMAPTATQTAATVVQDDVHYASVHFSRFKIQEVPLYSTVQLHQPQKQDEDVQYDAVKFNCPSYANRPTAAQTADEDSYVLYSTVNKPRTKKT
- the LOC106591342 gene encoding titin isoform X1 — protein: MALRTQGSVLVVFLWPVAVVLGQNGWSVTYTTQSICTLEGSTVELTCSYTYPSSYTVTTTFWFTKMETGVEPEDIGQDPENAGRLEYHGDKKNGHTLRITDLRESDSATYKFRFITDQTGGRYYGDPGVTLSATALQVKVTPTRSATSKTLTCSTTCTLTGNPTYIWYKNGQSLYWPTSQQYTVRTSETESYSCAVKGHEDLHSPAVCVQGQSCNRVTYTKRIICVLKGSTVDISCTYVGYYSTKSSFWFRSDKSTPEDLPRDPGYAGRVKYTDKETWRNEGPSILRITDLIEEDSAEYRFTFKTKNFEWGHSFPGTTLSVTGLQVKVTPAAEGQKTLTCTTTCTLTDNPTYIWYKNGQRLDEPTSQQYSSNMLVVWDSSVNIYSCAVEGHEGLHSPVVCFQVKVTPQQYSKYKTLTCSTTCVLTGNPTYIWYKNGQIVTDNTSPYSVYPNAVDSYSCAVKGQEYLHSPAVCVQGQSCNRVTYTKRRICVLKGSTVDISCTYVGYSTTSSFWFRSDKSTLEDLTTDPGYTGRVKYTDKKTLRNEGPFTLRISDLREEDSAEYRFTFKTYYFEWGHSFPGTTLSVTGLQVKVTPAAEGQKTLTCSTTCTLTDNPTYIWYKNGQNVQDNSSPMYSISSEDADSYYCAVKGHNGLSSPAVYKPKTTVSVSPSGEIVEGSSVTLTCSSDANPPVQSYTWWYKKNGGDYQSMTGPQHVFNQIQSSDSGEYYCEAQNEMGTDRSSTINMDVKYDPKSTSVSVSTSGEIVEGSSVTLTCSSDANPPVDKYTWYKKNGASLTGSEKTYNFTTISSEDRGEYYCGAENKYGHLNSSSVSVDVQYGPKNTSVSVSPSGEIVEGSSVTLTCSSDANPPVDKYTWYFQNKTFQNGFGQMYNISKFKSKDNGHYHCEAWNGRGSMNSTALMISLPGKQTSVMNAAVGIIVVVLVLILCLSGLMWFRKKSSKSISETRDTSENVQGDSSPVYDNISGMAMAPTATQTAATVVQDDVHYASVHFSRFKIQEVPLYSTVQLHQPQKQDEDVQYDAVKFNCPSYANRPTAAQTADEDSYVLYSTVNKPRTKKT
- the LOC106591342 gene encoding B-cell receptor CD22 isoform X2 translates to MALRTQGSVLVVFLWPVAVVLGQNGWSVTYTTQSICTLEGSTVELTCSYTYPSSYTVTTTFWFTKMETGVEPEDIGQDPENAGRLEYHGDKKNGHTLRITDLRESDSATYKFRFITDQTGGRYYGDPGVTLSATALQVKVTPTRSATSKTLTCSTTCTLTGNPTYIWYKNGQSLYWPTSQQYTVRTSETESYSCAVKGHEDLHSPAVCVQGQSCNRVTYTKRIICVLKGSTVDISCTYVGYYSTKSSFWFRSDKSTPEDLPRDPGYAGRVKYTDKETWRNEGPSILRITDLIEEDSAEYRFTFKTKNFEWGHSFPGTTLSVTGLQVKVTPAAEGQKTLTCTTTCTLTDNPTYIWYKNGQRLDEPTSQQYSSNMLVVWDSSVNIYSCAVEGHEGLHSPVVCFQVKVTPQQYSKYKTLTCSTTCVLTGNPTYIWYKNGQIVTDNTSPYSVYPNAVDSYSCAVKGQEYLHSPAVCVQGQSCNRVTYTKRRICVLKGSTVDISCTYVGYSTTSSFWFRSDKSTLEDLTTDPGYTGRVKYTDKKTLRNEGPFTLRISDLREEDSAEYRFTFKTYYFEWGHSFPGTTLSVTGLQVKVTPAAEGQKTLTCSTTCTLTDNPTYIWYKNGQNVQDNSSPMYSISSEDADSYYCAVKGHNGLSSPAVYKPKTTVSVSPSGEIVEGSSVTLTCSSDANPPVQSYTWWYKKNGGDYQSMTGPQHVFNQIQSSDSGEYYYDPKSTSVSVSTSGEIVEGSSVTLTCSSDANPPVDKYTWYKKNGASLTGSEKTYNFTTISSEDRGEYYCGAENKYGHLNSSSVSVDVQYGPKNTSVSVSPSGEIVEGSSVTLTCSSDANPPVDKYTWYFQNKTFQNGFGQMYNISKFKSKDNGHYHCEAWNGRGSMNSTALMISLPGKQTSVMNAAVGIIVVVLVLILCLSGLMWFRKKSSKSISETRDTSENVQGDSSPVYDNISGMAMAPTATQTAATVVQDDVHYASVHFSRFKIQEVPLYSTVQLHQPQKQDEDVQYDAVKFNCPSYANRPTAAQTADEDSYVLYSTVNKPRTKKT